Proteins from a genomic interval of Equus quagga isolate Etosha38 chromosome 13, UCLA_HA_Equagga_1.0, whole genome shotgun sequence:
- the CENPT gene encoding centromere protein T isoform X4 — MADSGSPDSEPTTRTLLRRVLDTADPSTPRRLRSARAGAQRALLETPSSRRLSSQTKTTARRRSQRIRSIGKLAHVQASGYLEEQTPRTLLKNILLTAPESSIVMPKSVVKPGPAPQVVQPSSRESSRGSLELQLPELEPPTTLAPGLLAPGRRKQRLRLSVFQEGMDKGLPLSQEPRGNADASSLTSSLNLTFATPLQPQSVQRPGLARRPPTRRAVDVGAFLQDLRATSLALAPPDTVLEDTQPFSQPLVGRSPSVHHSLPCPSHSGAEDAERAVSHRTRSTGPRLQNNSPGKPAQLLAGKAEVDALAMDFPNTSSSIFGEVGVEPLQDGVGGEAEERTEKSLSMSKVKEAARAQGSARAQEPEGHTQVTEAEGSQGAIETKEPEGSSGDCPTSSRRVSPELASSTPEFLQAKRIQGLEPAPPPNTAVSPSEPLEPLSARLPPRARTPGPKTCQNPYKTGLSHYAKLFGFYAKMPMEKKALEMVEKCLDKYFQHLCDDLEMFAAHAGRKTVRPEDLELLMRRQGLVTDQVSLHVLVERHLPLEYRQLLIPCAFSGNSVFPAQ, encoded by the exons AGCCCAGAGAGCCCTGCTTGAAACTCCTTCCTCTAGGAGGTTGAGCAGCCAAACAAAGACAACTGCCAGGCGGCGTTCCCAAAGAATCAGA TCTATTGGCAAATTGGCCCATGTTCAGGCCAGTGGATACCTGGAGGAACAGACACCCCGGACTCTGCTGAAGAACATCCTGCTAACTG CCCCGGAATCTTCCATCGTGATGCCAAAGTCGGTGGTGAAGCCAGGGCCAGCACCACAGGTGGTCCAGCCCTCCAGCCGGGAAAGCAGTCGGGGCAG CCTGGAGCTGCAACTTCCTGAGCTCGAACCCCCCACAACTCTGGCTCCAGGTCTGCTTGCTCCtggcaggaggaagcagaggctgagatTGTCAGTGTTTCAGGAAGGAATGGACAAGGGGCTGCCTCTCTCCCAAG AGCCTCGTGGAAATGCTGATGCCTCCTCCCTCACCAG TTCCCTCAACCTGACCTTTGCCACACCTCTCCAGCCACAGTCAGTGCAGAGGCCTGGTTTGGCCCGCAGACCTCCCACCCGCCGAGCTGTAGATGTGGGTGCATTTTTGCAGGATCTGCGAGCTACCTCCCTGGCTTTGGCTCCTCCAG ACACTGTGTTGGAGGACACCCAGCCTTTCTCCCAGCCTTTGGTTGGCCGGTCCCCCAGTGTGCaccactccctgccctgcccttctcATTCTGGGGCTGAAGATGCTGAGAGGGCTGTTAGTCACAGGACACGGAGCACTGGACCTAGGCTGCAGAACAACA GTCCCGGGAAACCAGCCCAACTTTTGGCAGGAAAGGCAGAGGTTGATGCCCTTGCTATGGACTTCCCAAACACCAGCAGTAGTATCTTTGGAGAAGTTGGAGTAGAGCCCTTACAGGATGGAGttggtggggaggcagaggaaagaacagaaaaaagctTGAGCATGAGCAAAGTGAAGGAAGCAGCAAGAGCACAAGGATCTGCCAGAGCACAAGAGCCTGAGGGACACACACAGGTGACAGAAGCGGAGGGATCCCAGGGGGCTATTGAGACCAAGGAGCCAGAAGGATCGTCAGGAGATTGTCCTACCTCTAGTAGGAGAG TAAGTCCAGAGTTGGCCTCCAGCACCCCGGAGTTTCTTCAGGCCAAGCGAATTCAGGGTCTTGAGCCAGCCCCACCGCCTAACACTGCAGT CTCACCTTCAGAGCCTCTGGAGCCTCTGTCAGCCAGGCTTCCTCCCAGGGCTCGAACTCCTGGCCCTAAGACCTGTCAAAATCCCTACAAGACTGGACTGAGCCACTATGCAAAACTTTTTGGCTTCTATGCTAAGATGCCCATGGAGAAGAAGGCTCTTGAGATGGTGGAGAAGTG CCTGGACAAGTATTTCCAGCATCTTTGTGATGACCTAGAGATGTTCGCTGCTCATGCTGGCCGCAAGACTGTGAGGCCAGAGGACCTGGAGCTGCTGATGCGACG GCAGGGCCTGGTTACCGACCAAGTCTCCCTGCATGTGCTTGTGGAGCGGCACCTGCCCCTGGAGTACCGGCAGCTGCTCATCCCTTGTGCATTCAGTGGCAACTCTGTCTTCCCTGCCCAGTAG
- the CENPT gene encoding centromere protein T isoform X2: MADSGSPDSEPTTRTLLRRVLDTADPSTPRRLRSARAGAQRALLETPSSRRLSSQTKTTARRRSQRIRSIGKLAHVQASGYLEEQTPRTLLKNILLTAPESSIVMPKSVVKPGPAPQVVQPSSRESSRGSLELQLPELEPPTTLAPGLLAPGRRKQRLRLSVFQEGMDKGLPLSQEPRGNADASSLTSSLNLTFATPLQPQSVQRPGLARRPPTRRAVDVGAFLQDLRATSLALAPPGESLTASVATLPTDTVLEDTQPFSQPLVGRSPSVHHSLPCPSHSGAEDAERAVSHRTRSTGPRLQNNSPGKPAQLLAGKAEVDALAMDFPNTSSSIFGEVGVEPLQDGVGGEAEERTEKSLSMSKVKEAARAQGSARAQEPEGHTQVTEAEGSQGAIETKEPEGSSGDCPTSSRRVSPELASSTPEFLQAKRIQGLEPAPPPNTAVSPSEPLEPLSARLPPRARTPGPKTCQNPYKTGLSHYAKLFGFYAKMPMEKKALEMVEKCLDKYFQHLCDDLEMFAAHAGRKTVRPEDLELLMRRQGLVTDQVSLHVLVERHLPLEYRQLLIPCAFSGNSVFPAQ, translated from the exons AGCCCAGAGAGCCCTGCTTGAAACTCCTTCCTCTAGGAGGTTGAGCAGCCAAACAAAGACAACTGCCAGGCGGCGTTCCCAAAGAATCAGA TCTATTGGCAAATTGGCCCATGTTCAGGCCAGTGGATACCTGGAGGAACAGACACCCCGGACTCTGCTGAAGAACATCCTGCTAACTG CCCCGGAATCTTCCATCGTGATGCCAAAGTCGGTGGTGAAGCCAGGGCCAGCACCACAGGTGGTCCAGCCCTCCAGCCGGGAAAGCAGTCGGGGCAG CCTGGAGCTGCAACTTCCTGAGCTCGAACCCCCCACAACTCTGGCTCCAGGTCTGCTTGCTCCtggcaggaggaagcagaggctgagatTGTCAGTGTTTCAGGAAGGAATGGACAAGGGGCTGCCTCTCTCCCAAG AGCCTCGTGGAAATGCTGATGCCTCCTCCCTCACCAG TTCCCTCAACCTGACCTTTGCCACACCTCTCCAGCCACAGTCAGTGCAGAGGCCTGGTTTGGCCCGCAGACCTCCCACCCGCCGAGCTGTAGATGTGGGTGCATTTTTGCAGGATCTGCGAGCTACCTCCCTGGCTTTGGCTCCTCCAG GTGAGAGCCTCACAGCCTCTGTTGCTACCCTGCCAACAGACACTGTGTTGGAGGACACCCAGCCTTTCTCCCAGCCTTTGGTTGGCCGGTCCCCCAGTGTGCaccactccctgccctgcccttctcATTCTGGGGCTGAAGATGCTGAGAGGGCTGTTAGTCACAGGACACGGAGCACTGGACCTAGGCTGCAGAACAACA GTCCCGGGAAACCAGCCCAACTTTTGGCAGGAAAGGCAGAGGTTGATGCCCTTGCTATGGACTTCCCAAACACCAGCAGTAGTATCTTTGGAGAAGTTGGAGTAGAGCCCTTACAGGATGGAGttggtggggaggcagaggaaagaacagaaaaaagctTGAGCATGAGCAAAGTGAAGGAAGCAGCAAGAGCACAAGGATCTGCCAGAGCACAAGAGCCTGAGGGACACACACAGGTGACAGAAGCGGAGGGATCCCAGGGGGCTATTGAGACCAAGGAGCCAGAAGGATCGTCAGGAGATTGTCCTACCTCTAGTAGGAGAG TAAGTCCAGAGTTGGCCTCCAGCACCCCGGAGTTTCTTCAGGCCAAGCGAATTCAGGGTCTTGAGCCAGCCCCACCGCCTAACACTGCAGT CTCACCTTCAGAGCCTCTGGAGCCTCTGTCAGCCAGGCTTCCTCCCAGGGCTCGAACTCCTGGCCCTAAGACCTGTCAAAATCCCTACAAGACTGGACTGAGCCACTATGCAAAACTTTTTGGCTTCTATGCTAAGATGCCCATGGAGAAGAAGGCTCTTGAGATGGTGGAGAAGTG CCTGGACAAGTATTTCCAGCATCTTTGTGATGACCTAGAGATGTTCGCTGCTCATGCTGGCCGCAAGACTGTGAGGCCAGAGGACCTGGAGCTGCTGATGCGACG GCAGGGCCTGGTTACCGACCAAGTCTCCCTGCATGTGCTTGTGGAGCGGCACCTGCCCCTGGAGTACCGGCAGCTGCTCATCCCTTGTGCATTCAGTGGCAACTCTGTCTTCCCTGCCCAGTAG
- the CENPT gene encoding centromere protein T isoform X3 — MGGAGGFWVPGPEGKGLQAKISDEGSSLHPLVPPPCIIQSCWSLHRAQRALLETPSSRRLSSQTKTTARRRSQRIRSIGKLAHVQASGYLEEQTPRTLLKNILLTAPESSIVMPKSVVKPGPAPQVVQPSSRESSRGSLELQLPELEPPTTLAPGLLAPGRRKQRLRLSVFQEGMDKGLPLSQEPRGNADASSLTSSLNLTFATPLQPQSVQRPGLARRPPTRRAVDVGAFLQDLRATSLALAPPDTVLEDTQPFSQPLVGRSPSVHHSLPCPSHSGAEDAERAVSHRTRSTGPRLQNNSPGKPAQLLAGKAEVDALAMDFPNTSSSIFGEVGVEPLQDGVGGEAEERTEKSLSMSKVKEAARAQGSARAQEPEGHTQVTEAEGSQGAIETKEPEGSSGDCPTSSRRVSPELASSTPEFLQAKRIQGLEPAPPPNTAVSPSEPLEPLSARLPPRARTPGPKTCQNPYKTGLSHYAKLFGFYAKMPMEKKALEMVEKCLDKYFQHLCDDLEMFAAHAGRKTVRPEDLELLMRRQGLVTDQVSLHVLVERHLPLEYRQLLIPCAFSGNSVFPAQ, encoded by the exons CTGATGAAGGCTCGTCTCTGCATCCTCTAGTTCCCCCTCCCTGCATAATTCAGAGTTGCTGGTCTTTACACAGAGCCCAGAGAGCCCTGCTTGAAACTCCTTCCTCTAGGAGGTTGAGCAGCCAAACAAAGACAACTGCCAGGCGGCGTTCCCAAAGAATCAGA TCTATTGGCAAATTGGCCCATGTTCAGGCCAGTGGATACCTGGAGGAACAGACACCCCGGACTCTGCTGAAGAACATCCTGCTAACTG CCCCGGAATCTTCCATCGTGATGCCAAAGTCGGTGGTGAAGCCAGGGCCAGCACCACAGGTGGTCCAGCCCTCCAGCCGGGAAAGCAGTCGGGGCAG CCTGGAGCTGCAACTTCCTGAGCTCGAACCCCCCACAACTCTGGCTCCAGGTCTGCTTGCTCCtggcaggaggaagcagaggctgagatTGTCAGTGTTTCAGGAAGGAATGGACAAGGGGCTGCCTCTCTCCCAAG AGCCTCGTGGAAATGCTGATGCCTCCTCCCTCACCAG TTCCCTCAACCTGACCTTTGCCACACCTCTCCAGCCACAGTCAGTGCAGAGGCCTGGTTTGGCCCGCAGACCTCCCACCCGCCGAGCTGTAGATGTGGGTGCATTTTTGCAGGATCTGCGAGCTACCTCCCTGGCTTTGGCTCCTCCAG ACACTGTGTTGGAGGACACCCAGCCTTTCTCCCAGCCTTTGGTTGGCCGGTCCCCCAGTGTGCaccactccctgccctgcccttctcATTCTGGGGCTGAAGATGCTGAGAGGGCTGTTAGTCACAGGACACGGAGCACTGGACCTAGGCTGCAGAACAACA GTCCCGGGAAACCAGCCCAACTTTTGGCAGGAAAGGCAGAGGTTGATGCCCTTGCTATGGACTTCCCAAACACCAGCAGTAGTATCTTTGGAGAAGTTGGAGTAGAGCCCTTACAGGATGGAGttggtggggaggcagaggaaagaacagaaaaaagctTGAGCATGAGCAAAGTGAAGGAAGCAGCAAGAGCACAAGGATCTGCCAGAGCACAAGAGCCTGAGGGACACACACAGGTGACAGAAGCGGAGGGATCCCAGGGGGCTATTGAGACCAAGGAGCCAGAAGGATCGTCAGGAGATTGTCCTACCTCTAGTAGGAGAG TAAGTCCAGAGTTGGCCTCCAGCACCCCGGAGTTTCTTCAGGCCAAGCGAATTCAGGGTCTTGAGCCAGCCCCACCGCCTAACACTGCAGT CTCACCTTCAGAGCCTCTGGAGCCTCTGTCAGCCAGGCTTCCTCCCAGGGCTCGAACTCCTGGCCCTAAGACCTGTCAAAATCCCTACAAGACTGGACTGAGCCACTATGCAAAACTTTTTGGCTTCTATGCTAAGATGCCCATGGAGAAGAAGGCTCTTGAGATGGTGGAGAAGTG CCTGGACAAGTATTTCCAGCATCTTTGTGATGACCTAGAGATGTTCGCTGCTCATGCTGGCCGCAAGACTGTGAGGCCAGAGGACCTGGAGCTGCTGATGCGACG GCAGGGCCTGGTTACCGACCAAGTCTCCCTGCATGTGCTTGTGGAGCGGCACCTGCCCCTGGAGTACCGGCAGCTGCTCATCCCTTGTGCATTCAGTGGCAACTCTGTCTTCCCTGCCCAGTAG
- the CENPT gene encoding centromere protein T isoform X1, translating into MGGAGGFWVPGPEGKGLQAKISDEGSSLHPLVPPPCIIQSCWSLHRAQRALLETPSSRRLSSQTKTTARRRSQRIRSIGKLAHVQASGYLEEQTPRTLLKNILLTAPESSIVMPKSVVKPGPAPQVVQPSSRESSRGSLELQLPELEPPTTLAPGLLAPGRRKQRLRLSVFQEGMDKGLPLSQEPRGNADASSLTSSLNLTFATPLQPQSVQRPGLARRPPTRRAVDVGAFLQDLRATSLALAPPGESLTASVATLPTDTVLEDTQPFSQPLVGRSPSVHHSLPCPSHSGAEDAERAVSHRTRSTGPRLQNNSPGKPAQLLAGKAEVDALAMDFPNTSSSIFGEVGVEPLQDGVGGEAEERTEKSLSMSKVKEAARAQGSARAQEPEGHTQVTEAEGSQGAIETKEPEGSSGDCPTSSRRVSPELASSTPEFLQAKRIQGLEPAPPPNTAVSPSEPLEPLSARLPPRARTPGPKTCQNPYKTGLSHYAKLFGFYAKMPMEKKALEMVEKCLDKYFQHLCDDLEMFAAHAGRKTVRPEDLELLMRRQGLVTDQVSLHVLVERHLPLEYRQLLIPCAFSGNSVFPAQ; encoded by the exons CTGATGAAGGCTCGTCTCTGCATCCTCTAGTTCCCCCTCCCTGCATAATTCAGAGTTGCTGGTCTTTACACAGAGCCCAGAGAGCCCTGCTTGAAACTCCTTCCTCTAGGAGGTTGAGCAGCCAAACAAAGACAACTGCCAGGCGGCGTTCCCAAAGAATCAGA TCTATTGGCAAATTGGCCCATGTTCAGGCCAGTGGATACCTGGAGGAACAGACACCCCGGACTCTGCTGAAGAACATCCTGCTAACTG CCCCGGAATCTTCCATCGTGATGCCAAAGTCGGTGGTGAAGCCAGGGCCAGCACCACAGGTGGTCCAGCCCTCCAGCCGGGAAAGCAGTCGGGGCAG CCTGGAGCTGCAACTTCCTGAGCTCGAACCCCCCACAACTCTGGCTCCAGGTCTGCTTGCTCCtggcaggaggaagcagaggctgagatTGTCAGTGTTTCAGGAAGGAATGGACAAGGGGCTGCCTCTCTCCCAAG AGCCTCGTGGAAATGCTGATGCCTCCTCCCTCACCAG TTCCCTCAACCTGACCTTTGCCACACCTCTCCAGCCACAGTCAGTGCAGAGGCCTGGTTTGGCCCGCAGACCTCCCACCCGCCGAGCTGTAGATGTGGGTGCATTTTTGCAGGATCTGCGAGCTACCTCCCTGGCTTTGGCTCCTCCAG GTGAGAGCCTCACAGCCTCTGTTGCTACCCTGCCAACAGACACTGTGTTGGAGGACACCCAGCCTTTCTCCCAGCCTTTGGTTGGCCGGTCCCCCAGTGTGCaccactccctgccctgcccttctcATTCTGGGGCTGAAGATGCTGAGAGGGCTGTTAGTCACAGGACACGGAGCACTGGACCTAGGCTGCAGAACAACA GTCCCGGGAAACCAGCCCAACTTTTGGCAGGAAAGGCAGAGGTTGATGCCCTTGCTATGGACTTCCCAAACACCAGCAGTAGTATCTTTGGAGAAGTTGGAGTAGAGCCCTTACAGGATGGAGttggtggggaggcagaggaaagaacagaaaaaagctTGAGCATGAGCAAAGTGAAGGAAGCAGCAAGAGCACAAGGATCTGCCAGAGCACAAGAGCCTGAGGGACACACACAGGTGACAGAAGCGGAGGGATCCCAGGGGGCTATTGAGACCAAGGAGCCAGAAGGATCGTCAGGAGATTGTCCTACCTCTAGTAGGAGAG TAAGTCCAGAGTTGGCCTCCAGCACCCCGGAGTTTCTTCAGGCCAAGCGAATTCAGGGTCTTGAGCCAGCCCCACCGCCTAACACTGCAGT CTCACCTTCAGAGCCTCTGGAGCCTCTGTCAGCCAGGCTTCCTCCCAGGGCTCGAACTCCTGGCCCTAAGACCTGTCAAAATCCCTACAAGACTGGACTGAGCCACTATGCAAAACTTTTTGGCTTCTATGCTAAGATGCCCATGGAGAAGAAGGCTCTTGAGATGGTGGAGAAGTG CCTGGACAAGTATTTCCAGCATCTTTGTGATGACCTAGAGATGTTCGCTGCTCATGCTGGCCGCAAGACTGTGAGGCCAGAGGACCTGGAGCTGCTGATGCGACG GCAGGGCCTGGTTACCGACCAAGTCTCCCTGCATGTGCTTGTGGAGCGGCACCTGCCCCTGGAGTACCGGCAGCTGCTCATCCCTTGTGCATTCAGTGGCAACTCTGTCTTCCCTGCCCAGTAG